A window of Oncorhynchus kisutch isolate 150728-3 linkage group LG23, Okis_V2, whole genome shotgun sequence genomic DNA:
AGCTGACTACCACAGGCACTTTACCACGATAGGCAAATATCTGGTGCCGCCCATCTGATCTCTGAACCACATGGCTGTTGATCTGCACACTGTAGCGTGCAAACAGTCCAGGTGGGAAGAGAAAGGGGAAGCTGTATTCAATCTTCAGCTGCTCCACAGAGAAGAATGGACTAGCAGCCACTGAGCTCCCGTTCACCCAGGCCTCGGCATGGGGCTCCTCATTGCTGACATAGCTTGGGAACTTGTACCAGACGGTGGCCCCGTTCAGAGGCTTGCTGCGGGGCTTGTTGATGCAGTAGCAGACCCCCATCTTCTCCAGCAGCTCCATGATGAGGTGGAGGTCCTGCTGGGTTTGGATGAGAGGTCTCAGGAGCAGCCGGATTACGTTGGAAGGCAGGAGGCCGTGGCTGAGGAAGCCCTCCACATGGTGCTGTAGATGGGTAGCCCGGAGgtcctcttccttctccccctccatAACCACACTGGCCCTCCTTTtgtcccccctctccccatctgacAGTAGCCTCTCCAGCAGAGTGGACTCATCACTCTGGAAGAAGACATTGAGGATGGCGATGAAGCGTGGCAGGTTGTGGAAGACGTACTCTTTTAGTGTCAGACTGTCCTCGAAATAGAGTAGCTTCCCGCTCTCGTGCAGGTAGGACAGGGCACTCTGCAGGCGGTCCTCTGTGAGTCCTGCCTGGAGGCCCAAGCGGGCCGAGTCCCACCACGAGAGCCACAGGTCCTGGGGCTTAAAGTGCAATTCCTCCAGCATCTGCCAGGACTTGGGCAGCACGCGGTGGAGGTTGGGGAAGATGTCCCTGTGGTCAGCCACTGACATGAGCTTCTCCCTCAGCCTTTGGATGTTCCTCTGGCTCTCCGTGCAGCTGACACACAGGACAGGGGACAGGAGCTGCAGCCTGTGGTTCAGCATGTACTGCAGCTGGGCTTTCTTCCGCCTCAGGTTCTTGTCTGTGACACCATAGAAGAGGATGTGAGGGCTGGAGGTACGGATGTTGTAGCCCTGTTCCAGGGCCTGGTCCACCTGTTGGGCGAGGGTCCGCAGGCAATGGCTGTCCCACTTCTCCTGCAGGGCAATCTGTCTGTGAATATCCAggctcttctcctccacctccatgtCTCCGCACAGGTCTGTATGTGTGCCCACCATGCAGACCACAGCGTGGGGAACTTTGGcactgaggaggtggaggaagtaCCCCACGTGGGCGTAAAAGCTCTTGGGTGAGTATGTTTTCAGATTCACAACAAGGATGTACAGAGCACCGGGTGAGAGAAAAAACGGTTTGACGAGGTCATAATTTGGCTTCCCTGACAGGTCATACACTAAAAATGTAAGACTGCGATCGGCGTCCGCTACCCAGTTAGTCACATCAATCCCTTTGTTCCCCTGAGCAGAGTTGGCATCCTGCTGCTCACTCACCACACTCTGTCTGAGCCGTGTTTTCCCAGCATTTTTCATTCCCATCAGGACCAGTTTTAATCTGGGCTTCACAGCGAGCTGGGAATGTGTGAGTTCCTTTTGATAGGCAGCGATGTAGGGGATTCCCTTCATACAGACCTCATAGGGAGGCTGGATGAGGGGGTTATCCTTCACCTTCCAAATGTTTACCTTGGAGAGTTTTCCAAAGTTATCTGGAAGTATGGCTATTTGATTACCCTGTAAAACAAGCTCTTCCAAtctctctagctccacaatgGAGTCAGGCAGATAAGTAATCTTATTATTGTCCAACCAGAGGTTTGCCAGCCTATGCAACTGGCCTATCTCTTCTGGGACAAAAGACAGTCGATTTCTGCTCAGGTAAAGCTCGTCTAGTCCTGTGATGTTCAGGATAACCTGGGGAAACTCCTCAAACTCATTAGATGAAAGATTGACCATTTTAAGTCTCTGTAGGTTGCCAAAGGAACGAGGCAGAGCTGAGAGGTTGTTACTGTCCAGCATCAGGCTCTCCAGGTTGTGCAGCTGACAGAAGGTGTCAGGTAATGAGGAGATGTGAATGCTGCTGAGCCACAGGATCTTGATGAACTGCAGCTTCATGATGTCCCCTGGTAGACACGCAAACGTATTCCCAGAGCAGTCAAGCTCCTCCAGGTCACCGAAGGCAAGAATCTCCGGGGGACACTGGTCCAGGTTGTTGTGGTCGGCATCCAGAGTACGGAGCCTCTTGAGCTGTGAGAAGGACCTGGGGAAATCACGTATGTCATTGAAGCTTATGTCCAGCTCCTCCAAGCACTGCAGTGCCCCAATCTGTGACGGCAGGTACTGGATCTTGTTGTGACTGATGCAGAGCTTTTTCAGCCCCTTCAGCAGGCCTATATCCTCAGAGAAGTGGCTCAAGCAGTTGTGGCTCATGTCCAGCTCCACAAGTTGACCTAGTTCAAACACCACAAAAGGAACTGTGACAAATTTGTTCCTGCGGAGGATAAGGATACGCAGGTTTGTGAGGGTAGCCCCCAATCCTTCTGGTAGCTCGTGAAGCGAGTTATTGCCCAGATTGAGCACCTCTATCTCGTTTATATTTTCAGGTAGAATTATCCTCTCCCTGTCTTTGGAGCAGATAGTGAGCTGACGCAGGTTGCTTCGCAGCTTCCTAGAGCGGACAGCAGCATCTCTCCACAGCGTAGCCGTTTTGAGATTGTTCTCCTTGTCCTCCATGGCTTTGCAGACCGACCCCTCCTTGTTATCCTGGTCGCATGGTGGTCTAGGTGCTTGTTTCATCGTTTATTGTTCTTATCATCAACAATACAAACAACGGGGAAAACGACAGTAACTCCATTTCGAGTAGGAGCAAAACCATGCTTTTCAATCCTATCAAGACGATTGGACCTGGGCAGCAGCGCTTCACGCATCTTCTTTTATCTACGGCCGCGAACCACACAATGAAAAGGGAAACCTACCGCAATTTCAAGTCTATTTTAAAACCCATGCGTTTCGGCTGGCCCCTCCAGCGCATTATCTGGTATTGTAGCATCCAATCGCGTCCCTTATTCAAACAAACAATGCATGAAATCAAACAACGGGAACGGTCACTCCTTATGTCTCGCTAGTTGCTACTCTCTCTGTCCGTGTTCTCTCGTGAACTGCAGTCCTTCCTGCTCAGGGACGTGTGGAAAGAGCAACAACGCCTAGAACACACTGCGTCAGCCTTTGAGCACACCTTCTTGGTTAAGTTATTGATTCTATTGACCATGATGAGGGAAAGCTATTATTATTGCTTGGCAAGAAAAATAAAGGCCTATTTATGTTTAATCCAGAGAAGacaactgttttttttatttagatATATTTTCCCCACCAACTGATGAGTTGTAAAAGTTGAATTAATGATTCTATATTGAGCTCATTTCCCCCATAATTATTCTGGTCATAGATGGGATATAcgatgcttataagaaatacaGACCAAATAGTACTGAATTAAGTTTCTGGAATGTTATTTTGATCAAACACCATATTTAATGTCACCCTTCCAAATGTATTTTTTAGTAGCAGACATTGAAACTTGCATGATGTAATGAGTTCAAGGCATCGTAAGGAAAGGTTCGTATGCAAGTATTTCACtttaaagtctacaccagttgtattcggcacatgtgataaataacatttgatttgatgtctcaTTGGGGGCAAATACAAAATACTGTACCACTTTCTCTTGGTATTCCTTGACGGGAAACAGCGTGTTCTTTGTACCGTGAGTTACATGTGATTTGTCTCCATCTAACGGATATGATGTGAATGCACAGAATTTGGTAAAAATCATTACGTCACCATATCACATTGGATTATGTGTTGAAAttagacatttttatttttacctttatttaactcggcaagtcagttaagaacacattattgcgccttagaccgctgcgccactcgggaccccaaatttgaaatttgattggatttgtaCATAACATAAAAAGGGCATAATGCTTTTCTCGTGAACCCGTTACCATGAAGCACAGAAATGTTAGATGTTGTACCATTTGTAAATTATATTTTATGCAAATGCGAGTCCATGATGTTCAAACTGATTAAAAAACGCAACACAAACCGAGATAGACGATACATGTTAaggaccagtggtgtaaagtacttaagtgaaAATACTAATAAGTACAGCATAAGTCGTTTTggggagtatctgtactttactatttatatttttgacttcactacattcctaaagaaaatgatgcaCTTTTTACTTCATAGATTTTTCACTGACACCCAaatgtactcgttacattttgaatgcttggtaagacaagaaaatggtccaattcacacacttatcaagagaacatccctggtcatccctattgcctctgatctggcggactcattaaacacaaacACTCGTTTTTAaaagatgtctgagtgttggtgtgctcgactcaagtatgacaattgtgtaTATTTCCCACAAAAGCCATTTAAAATATACTGCCCAGCAGAAAGTAAAGAAAGCAGGCTAAAATGAAGTAAATATTTATTAGTATTAAACTAGAAATGGTTTAAGACAATAGCTCATACATTATTAGCCCACGAGTTTGTGCATTGCTTACACCAAACATATCCTAAATTTTCTTGAACCTGTTTTAGTGGACTCACAAGTTCAATAAGTACACAGGCATGCgctgtaaaataaaaaataaaaaaactgaagcCAGGCCTCTAACAGACACAGTTAAGTACATTTGAGGGTCAGCAAGGTTGTTTTGTtttcagacaatatgaaagacaAAAGCCCAGCGAAATAACAATTATTCTTTAAAGAAACTTGTAGCAAACCATGTCTGAGTGCTACTGTGGAAATCTACAGAAGTTGTCAAAAGGCAGAAACAACATTTTTATTGTGGTAAGTGGCACTACTAATAAAATTAAAAAACTATCCACAGAGTCCCACAATTTGGGACAAAAAGTAGACTCAGATTGAGTGGGAAAAACACAATGAATTATTTTCAAGTCATGGGAGTAAAACAGACATGGGATGCCTGCTTGAAGGCCCCAATGTGGAAGTCAGAGCCAGGGGATGTGGAGCTGAAGTCGAGGTGGGGGGCTAGACTCTGCTGCGAGGATTATGTGGGGGTGGGGCTCCTTCCACAGGGGCAGAGCTGGGCACAGTCCGCAGCTGTCCTTCGTGCATGCGCTCGTTGATGCGCAGTTGGCAACCATCCTGCAGCATGCGCAGCGCAATGCGAGCAATGTTGCGCGAGTCATCCAGGCCAGAGTGAGGGCGGCCCTCGTATTGAAGTCCCAGCTTCTCTAGCATGCTACTCAGCTTGGTCTGGGTACGAGGGACCTGTGAAAAAGAAAGTGAGGATTCTAGTTCTATTGTTCTACTCAACAGATCGTGTCTAACATGTCTCTACATTTACAGAGATATTTCTGATCATTTTATTATCACAACCTTATAGAAGTTTCCGTAGAATTTTTTGATGTTGATCCACTTCTTTGCAAACTGTGGATATCTGAGCCGACTTAAACGGCACTGGGTGTTCATGAACTTGCTCATGTCCCAAGATCTGTGGAAATAACAAAAGCACATAGTTGTACTAATGAGAACATGTAATATCTCGCTAGTTATCATTAATACATAAAAGCAGTGTTAGTGCCCCCTGACAACACGTACATACCCATCTGTAAGAATGGCATATTTGTATTTTGTGCCAAGCTCTTTCTCCTGAAGCCAAAGCACCACCCGCTTAAGAACATCGGGGAACGTGTCTGCTTCATCCACCATTTTCTGGCCCAAAAAAAGCAGTTAGAAAACTCTTATATTAACAGTACAATGTGTGAAGTATTGTGGATCATAGTATTCTAGTCCTTCAAAATTGGTTTAGACAACAATCTGTCTGGTGTCTCACCTGTGTTATCCCTGTCAACTTTATGCAGAACTCTGACAGCTGTGTGTTGACTTCTGGCCTAACATATTCCTGAAAGCTGTCCTCCTACAATGAAATCAAGTGTCATTCATGATAACAAAACATGTGTATTATTTGCATCAACTACTAATGTGCACTCAAAAGGGCCATACATCTGATAGTACACGCAAGCCTTACAATGCATTGATTCTAACAATGTCCCCTCCTCACTTACAATGTCTAAAGTGTGGGTGTTGAACAGGACCATTGGAAACTCAATGATTTCATGCGTGAAGTCAAGGGGGTTGTCTTGTTCACACGTTGCCTCAAAGTCCACCACACAGATGAAGTCATAGTAGGCATCAGTTGGTCCACCCTCTGTCACAGACTGCATCAAAGACAGCTTCTGCTTCTTGTAGTAGTTCTTCAACCGCTTCTTCATCACATCCTTCACACCTctacacacagtgagagagacacacacttgGGATCATGTTCAGTGATACAGATCTTTTTCCAGTGACATGTCAAGCAGCTCTAGGATTTCCTAACGTAGAAATCCTGATCTCCAATGGATTACGTTTGTAGCAATCTCCTGCTGAAACAAGTGTTCCTACATACCTTGTGTCAAGCTTACACTCTGCCAGTTTAGACCGAAGCTCATCCTTGTTCATGCGGTTGATATGTCCATTTGCAAGAGCAATCTCCTTGTAAACAGGATCACTGAACTCGCCACGAGTAGAAGATACTTGAGGGACAGGTTCGCCAATGTTACTACACACCTTGTTGCAAGACTTGAAATAGAGAAAGGAATATAACGTTAGTCTCACAAGTAGGTAACTCGTTTAAAATATCACCTGGCTGTTATTCCTACTTTAGCAGAGTTAACGTTAGCTCTACAGTAAATTACTCACCTTGTCATCTTCCTCGGGTTTAGAAGACAATTTCACATTGTCACCCTTGTCTTGAATATTCTCCTTGTATTCCTCCATTATTGAGGGATAGGATTTCAACCAACTAATCCAAGTATGTTTACTGGAAATAAAATGTTTGCGTGCTACTTGCTAGCTATCTGGTCTCTTGTAGCAAACAATCCTCCTGTCATGTCCTCTGTTTCCGCGCGTTCTTCCCGCGTGTCCGTGGTCAGCGATTAAAGAAAATATTTATCCGAAGTTTGTCGCGGAACAAGGTTAACGTTACACGATATTAGACACTTCCCTTTATTCATATCTTTCCAACCTTATTCAGACAATACACATTTTACATAATACATATAAAATTGTGGGAAAATATAAACAATCAAACGTAATCTCCGGTTGCAGTTCCGGTTAAACTTGTAGCCTAAAATACATTAGCGACACCTAATGACAGGGAAGACCATTACATCAGTAAATCGACTACCAGGCTCCTCTTTTTAGTTGAATCTAAACAAGGACGCACTAGAAAGTAACAAGCAATCAATCTAatttatgaaacaaaaatataaacgcaaaatataaagtgttggtcccatgtttaatgagctgaaataaaatatcctagACATTTTCCacaagcacaaaaagcttatttctctcaaatgttgtaaacaaatttgtttacatctctttgccaagataatccatccacctgacaggtgtggcatatcaagaagctgacagGATGATGCTGACAGGTGCAgctctaaaatgtgctgttttgtcacacaagacaatgtctcaagttttgaggggtgagcaatttgcatgctgactgcaggaatgtccaccagagctgttaccagaaaattcaatgttaatttctctaccatacccAACataatttttgagaatttggcagtacgtccaactggcctcacaaccgtagaccacatgtatggcattgtgtgagCCAGAGATTTTcttatgtcaacgttgtgaacaaagtgccccatggtggttgTGGGATTAtgctatgggcaggcataaactagaCAATGAACATAATTTAATTTTACAGATGACCATTTGAATGCActgagataccgtgacaagatcctcagacccattgtcgtgtcattcatcTGCTGTCAtcaactcatgtttcagcatgataatgcacagccccatgtcagaAGGTTCTGTACACattttctggaagctgaaaataccagagttcttccatgacctgcatactcaccagacatgtcatccattgagcatgtatgggatgctctgggtcaatgtgtacgacagcatgttccagttcctgccaatatccagtaaTTTCGCACAgcaattgaagaggagtgggacaacattccacaggccacaatcaacagcctgatcaactccatgcgATGGAAATGTGTGGcaatgcatgaggcaaatggtggtcacaccagatattgactggttttctgatccacacccctacctcttttttttgttggtatctgtgaccaaaaaatgcatatctgtattcccagtcatgtgaaatccatagattagggtttaATGAGTttacttcaattgactgatttcgttAAATTAActggaactcagtaaaatctttgaaattgttgtatgttaaATTGATATTGTCCTTCAGTATACAATAATGGTGAAGCTACAGTACATTGGTGGTCACAGCACAACTCATGCAGAAATACTGGTGCTTACACTGTGCATGGAAAGTTGATTTAACAGTGGGATGTGAATTATTCTCAAATGAAATTTATAACTAAACATAATTGTAAGGCTTTGTTCcacatacagtactagtcaaaggtttggacacaactactcattcttgtcataatatggacctTTTTATATTTTACcatatagggctatcttctgtattaccaccccaaccttgtcacaacacaactgattggctcaaacgcattaaaaattaacttttaacaaggaacacctgtcaattgaaatgcattccaagtgactacctcatgaagctggttgagagaaaggcaaaggacaaagggtggctatttgaagaatctcaaatataaaatatattttgattgaaagtaaccacttttttggttactacaagattccatatgtgttatttcatagttttgatgtcttcactattattctacaatgtagaaaatagtaaaaaattaaaaataaacccttgaatgagtaggtgtgtccaaacgtttgactggtactgtacatagtgtattcggaaagtattcagaccccttgacttttcccacattttgttacattacagccttattctaaaatttatgaaatagtttttttcctcctcaatgtacacacacaacaccccataatgacaaagcaaaaacagtttttttaatgtttgcaaatgtatacaaaattaaaaacggaaatatcacatttacatacactaccgttcatatgtttggggtcacttagaaatgtccttgtttttgaaagaaaagcaaattgaCGATATCGTGCAAAGCTGTGTACGAaatctgtgtactactcccttcacagaacaacgtaaactggctctaaccagaatagaaagaggagtgggaggccccagtgcacaactgagcaataggacaagtacattagagtgtctagtttgagaaacagacgcctcacaagtcctcactggcagcttcattaaatagtacccgcaaaacaccagtctcaacgtcaacagtgaggaggcgactccgggatgctggccttctaggcagagttcctctgtccagtgcctgggttcttttgcccatcttaatcttttctttttattggccagtctgagatatggctttttcgatgcaactctgcctagaaggccagcatcccggagtcgcctcctcactgttgacgttgagactggtgttttgcgggtactatttaatgaagctgccagttgaggacttatgatagttgaggcatctgtttctcaaactagacacactaatgtacttgtcctcttgctcagttgtgcaccagggactcccattcctctttctattctggctaCACAGATCTCATACacagccttaatttctcagaacaagaatagactgacgagtttcagaagaaaggtctttgtttctggccattttgagcctgtaatcaaacccagaaatgctgatgctccagatactcaactagtctaaagaaggaccgttttattgcttctttaatcaggacagttttcagctgtgctaacataattgcaaaagggttttctaatgatcaattagcctttcaaaatgctaaacttggattagttaacacaacgtgccattggaacacaggagtgatggttgctgataatgggcatctgtACATCTACGTAgacattccataaaaaatcagccattCCCAGCTACAATAGAAatgtacaacattaacaatgttttcactatttctgatcaatttgatgctattttaatggacaaaaaaaagcttttcttacaaaaacaaggacctttctaagtgaccccaaacttttgaacggtagtgtaagtattcagaacctttatccagtactttgtttaagcacctttggcagcgattacagccttttTTGGTATGAtgctagaagcttggcacacctgttctctgcagatcctctcaagctccgtcagattggatggggagcgtagctgcacagctattttcaggtctctccagacatgttcgTTCGGGTTCaagttttagagaaatgtaatcattgaatattgtaagagcctTCATGGTCTGCTTATATGCCTCCTTTAtctatcctacagttctgacttggtgtacaatGTTCTGAAttttgtcactgtacatttcaaaagtggtGGACAACTAGTTATGGCTACCTCCAACCTAGCTCGCTCATTGATGTCTTAAAA
This region includes:
- the LOC109868005 gene encoding malignant fibrous histiocytoma-amplified sequence 1 homolog, yielding MKQAPRPPCDQDNKEGSVCKAMEDKENNLKTATLWRDAAVRSRKLRSNLRQLTICSKDRERIILPENINEIEVLNLGNNSLHELPEGLGATLTNLRILILRRNKFVTVPFVVFELGQLVELDMSHNCLSHFSEDIGLLKGLKKLCISHNKIQYLPSQIGALQCLEELDISFNDIRDFPRSFSQLKRLRTLDADHNNLDQCPPEILAFGDLEELDCSGNTFACLPGDIMKLQFIKILWLSSIHISSLPDTFCQLHNLESLMLDSNNLSALPRSFGNLQRLKMVNLSSNEFEEFPQVILNITGLDELYLSRNRLSFVPEEIGQLHRLANLWLDNNKITYLPDSIVELERLEELVLQGNQIAILPDNFGKLSKVNIWKVKDNPLIQPPYEVCMKGIPYIAAYQKELTHSQLAVKPRLKLVLMGMKNAGKTRLRQSVVSEQQDANSAQGNKGIDVTNWVADADRSLTFLVYDLSGKPNYDLVKPFFLSPGALYILVVNLKTYSPKSFYAHVGYFLHLLSAKVPHAVVCMVGTHTDLCGDMEVEEKSLDIHRQIALQEKWDSHCLRTLAQQVDQALEQGYNIRTSSPHILFYGVTDKNLRRKKAQLQYMLNHRLQLLSPVLCVSCTESQRNIQRLREKLMSVADHRDIFPNLHRVLPKSWQMLEELHFKPQDLWLSWWDSARLGLQAGLTEDRLQSALSYLHESGKLLYFEDSLTLKEYVFHNLPRFIAILNVFFQSDESTLLERLLSDGERGDKRRASVVMEGEKEEDLRATHLQHHVEGFLSHGLLPSNVIRLLLRPLIQTQQDLHLIMELLEKMGVCYCINKPRSKPLNGATVWYKFPSYVSNEEPHAEAWVNGSSVAASPFFSVEQLKIEYSFPFLFPPGLFARYSVQINSHVVQRSDGRHQIFAYRGKVPVVVSYRPAQGRLQSETLSIASHASLPNIWTAWQAITPLVEELNVLLQEWPGLYYTVHVLCSKCLKRGSPNPHTFPGELLSQPRPEGLTEIICPKNGLERVDVALVYPPTPTVVSPCLK
- the LOC109868014 gene encoding 3'-5' exoribonuclease 1, with protein sequence MEEYKENIQDKGDNVKLSSKPEEDDKSCNKVCSNIGEPVPQVSSTRGEFSDPVYKEIALANGHINRMNKDELRSKLAECKLDTRGVKDVMKKRLKNYYKKQKLSLMQSVTEGGPTDAYYDFICVVDFEATCEQDNPLDFTHEIIEFPMVLFNTHTLDIEDSFQEYVRPEVNTQLSEFCIKLTGITQKMVDEADTFPDVLKRVVLWLQEKELGTKYKYAILTDGSWDMSKFMNTQCRLSRLRYPQFAKKWINIKKFYGNFYKVPRTQTKLSSMLEKLGLQYEGRPHSGLDDSRNIARIALRMLQDGCQLRINERMHEGQLRTVPSSAPVEGAPPPHNPRSRV